The genome window TTCAGCATATTGAAAGTTTAAATCAGGATATAAAACAAATTACAAATGTTGAAGTCAAAGAACGTATTCCTGATAATGTTTTGAGACTGGCAGATGAAGTGGTGAATATCGATTTAACTTCCGATGAATTAATCAATCGGTTAAAAGAAGGTAAAATCTACACAGAAGATAAAATCCAAATGGCTTTAAATAATTTTTTTAAGCCAAATCAGATTCTTCAATTGCGTGAATTGGCACTGAAAGAAGTAGCCAGTCAAGTAGTCCGAAAAGTGGAGAATGAGGTGCCAAAAAACATAGCATTGAGACAAGAAAAACTCTTGGCTTGCATTAGCAGCAATGATAAAACAGCCAAAATTGTCATTCGAAAAGCGGCTCGTTTAGCGAGTTATTACAATAGCGATTGGTCTGTTTTATATGTTCAAACACCTAAAGAAAGCAGCGAAAAAATTGCACTTGATAAACAAAGACATTTGATAAATAATTTCAAATTAGCAGCTGAACTCGGTGCAGAAGTGATTAAAGTGGAAAACAAAAAAATTACTGATGCCATTTTAAAAATAGTCGAACAGAAACAAATCACGACTGTTTGTATAGGAAAACCACATTTGAGTTTACTTAAAGTAATTTTGTCAACATCAATTTTTAAAAGACTATTGAATAATCTTTCATCATCGAATGTTGACCTTGTAATACTATCATAAAATGAAATCGCTATGATTCCAAAAACTCAAAAAAAATGAAGAATTGCGATTAGATATGATCAATAAAAAACAATAAATATCTATTTATGAAAATTAAAACTAAATTAAATTTAGGAGTTGGATTATTATTTTTATTAATATTTATCCTGACACTAGTTAGTGCCTATTATATTTTTTTAATAAAAAATGACACTGGAAATATTTTGAAAGCTAATTATAATACATTAGAATACTCTCGGAATATGCTGCTTTCATTAGATGAAATAGCGTTTAATGAAAATAAAGCTATTGCAGTTTTTGAAATCAATCTCAAAAAACAAGAAGCAAACATTACAGAAGTAAACGAAGACATACTCACAAAAAAATTAGAATCTAATTTTAATTTATTAAAGCAGAATAAAAGCGCCGAAAAAATAAAAGCTCAAATCCGGCAAAATATTTTCGAGATTATGAGGCTCAATATGAATGCTATAAAAATTAAAAGCGATATTGCAAAACATACTGCCGAAACTGCTAATTTGTGGATTGCCGTTGTGGGTACATTATGCTTTCTGATTGCTTTTAATTTATTAATTAATCTGCCTAATAATATTGCGAATCCCATCAAGGAATTAACAGCAAGTATTAAGGAAATTGCTAATAAAAACTATTCTGAAAGAGTTAATTTCTGGCACCATAATGAATTTGGAGATTTAGCCAAATCGTTCAATACAATGGCTGAAAAACTACAAGAGTATCACAACAGCAACTTGTATAAATTGTCATTTGAAAAGAAACGTTTGGAAACATTAATCAATAATATGCATGATCCTATCATTGGTTTAGATAATCAGGGTGTAATTTTATTTATCAATGATCAAGCGTTGAAAATCATAGGTATGAAACAAGAAGATGTTCTTGGAAAATTAGCAGCAAATCTGGCTTTAACAAATGATTTAATGAAGTCTTTAATCATTAGTGAATCGGATAATTCAAAGGCACATCCAATGAAGATTTTTGCTGATGCCAAAGAAAGTTATTTTGAAAAAGAAATGGTGAATATTACCATCAAACCAACGGGAGAAGACGAGTCTATATCCATTGGCAATGTTATTATTTTAAGAAACATCACTGTTTTTAAAGAATTGGATTTTGCTAAAACAAATTTCATAGCTACAGTTTCCCACGAATTGAAAACTCCTATTTCATCCATAAAAATGAGTTTACAATTATTAGAAAACAAAACCACCGGAATCCTTAATGAAGAGCAGAAACATTTGATTGAGAGTATTAAAGACGATAGTCAGCGGCTCTTAAAAATTACAGGAGAATTATTAGAATTGTCACAGCTCGAAACAGGAAATATCCAGTTGAATATTGAAAAAAGCAATCCTTACGAAATAGTTCATTATGCCACCGAAGCGGTCAAAGTAAAAGCAGAACAAAAACAAATTGAAATTAGTATAGATGCAGAAACCGATTTACCCAATGTAAAAGCAGATGCCGAAAAAACGAGCTGGGTTTTAATTAATTTTTTGACCAATGCTATTACCTACTCTCCAGAGAATAGCGAAATAGTAGTTAAATTGAAACAAATCGACAAACAAATTATTTTTCAGGTTATTGATTCTGGAAAAGGAATTGACAGCCGTTACAAAACCAAGGTTTTCGATAAATATTTTCAGATTCCTGGAAGTAATAAATCTGGAACTGGATTAGGGTTAGCTATCAGTAAAGAATTTATTGAAGCACAAAATGGAACTATTAATGTAGAAAGTGAACTCGGATTGGGCAGCACTTTCAGCATAAGCTTAAATATTGTCTGATAATATTTAAGCTTATCATCCGCAATGTAATAATGAAGATAAACTGCTACTGGAGTTGATACCTTTTTTGAAACAAAAACTTAAGGTAGTCTGTATTTAATCCAGAAAAAACTCATAAGGTGAACGGTTAATTTGTTTGGGAAAAAAAAATAATACTCATTAACTTTATGAATATAAAAAAGGCAAGATCAACATACAGTTTGTAATTTAAGATATCAGCGGTAAAGATGAGTATTTCATTGTGTGAATATCCTGTTCAGAAGTGGTAAAAAGCAACAATATAGACATAGCAGTTTAGGGTTGTTGGGATAAGAACGATAACTGCTATTTCGCTGTTTCGTTCACTATCATTATATGGTTTGGTTCATAAGCTCCAATTATAAGTGATGTCAATACCAAAGAAATAATCCCAAAAATTAATGAGGGTACTTTCACATAATCAATGTATTTAATCGACAATAATCTGTATTTAAACAGATATGTGTTATTTGGTAATAAAAAAAATGTCAAGTGGAAAATAGAGTAGGACAAATAGCTTCTGAAGAGGGTTTTTACTATCCAAAAAAAATGCTGACCAAGGAAACATCTCCGCAAGTAACTCTGCAATCCTAGTAAAATCAGAAATTTCACTTCACTTAATGATATATGGAAGAGGTCTTAAAAAGTTTATGAAAAAGTCGGGAGACTTTTATTGCCTTTACGTTTTTTAAAAATGTTTTAAAAAAGCACAGAAAGTCGGTTGACTTTGCGGAGCTGGGAACTCTTCGAAGAGCGGGTGTTTGCTTCGTTCCTGGCAATGACTTTGATTGCGTATTTACTACCTCTGTTAGTCTCTCCGTGTAGTTTGTCATGCTGACGAAGGAAGCATCTCCGCAAGTAACTCTACAATCCTAGTAAAATCAGAAATTTCACTTCACTTAATGATACCTGGAAGAGTCTTAAAAAGTTTATGGAAAAAGTCGGAAAACTTTTATCGCCTTTACGTTTTTTAAAAATGTTTAAAAAGAATACACAAATTTGGGACTTTGGGGAGCTGTGATTTTTTAATTTAAGTAAATCTTATAACAAATTCAAGAAATGGTATAAATCCTTTACTACTCTAATCCCTAATTTTATAGTATAGAATTCAAGCCAATCTTTAGACTTACTTTTTATAAATAGAAACGAAAATAAAGAAAAATTGTATGCTGCATTTAACTATATGTTATCCTAATTTAAAATAGAATCGATACTTGTTCTAACGAAGATCACGGGTAGTCAGGTTGTTGAAGCAGCTGTAATGGCGTAAGTGCTTTCCACCCGTTCGTACTTACAGTAATGCCTACGTCTCTTTAGAGATCAGTCGCGAAACAATTGAACAAGTATCGATCTTTTTATTCCTAAAAGACCGTTATATTAGTGCGTTTTGCCACCTATCTTAATCATTCTCTTCTTTATATTTTTATCGCTTCTTTTAGGCCACTTAAAATATCTTGTGTTCAGTGTAACAATGGTTTTTCGTATCTGGAATAATAAATTTTGAGTGAAATAAAATTTTCCTGCTTAAGGGAGTAGTCATCTGAGAAGCTTCATTTATTACATCCCCATTCAAAAAGTTACGCAATTGAGACGAACTAAGCAATTCATTCTAGTCTAGTCATTGCGAGGAAGAAGCAATTCAATCCAGTAGGTCATTGCGAGGAACGAAGCAATCCCACTAACGAGGTCAGACTAGTTGAGCAGCAAAAATGAGCAACTTCGTGTAATTGCCACGCTATCGCTCGCAATGACCTGTGCGACAACTACTCCGTCATAATATCCTTAATCTTCTTATACAAATCTTTCCATGTGGGATTCATAGGACGAATCAGATCATTTTTATCCTCTCGCGAACCTGCTTTTATTTGTTTTTCTCTGCCAATTGCGTCGCCAATCCATTGAAATTGTTCGTAATACACGAGTATGTTTAGGTTATATCGAGCCGAGAATGAATTAGGATATCTTTTTTCTTTGTGTTCCAGAATACGTGCTGGCAGGTTAGATGTTACACCAGTGTAAACCACTGTTTGATATTTATTGGTGATGATGTAGATAAAACCTGGTTTCATTGTCTTGTCATTGTGACTATTAGTATTCTTTCTTGTCATTGCGAGGAACGAAGCAATCGCACTAACGAGGTCAGACAAGTTGAGCAGCAAAAATAAGCAACTTCGTGCGATTGCCACGCTATCGCTCGCAATGACTTTACTGCTCTGCTTTTTGCTATTGTAAACGCAGAAGGATTCGAACCTTCGACCGCCTGCTTAGAAGGCAGGTACTCTTTATGTTATAGCCTGTTTGACTAAACTCATAATGTACTCTAGATTCGTAGTGTTATTAACTACTACTTCAAAATCACCATTACCCCAATGTCCCGTTTCAGAAACATCTTTCATTATTCCTTTAGGATCGTCAAGCTGCCTTTTTTTAAGGTTAATAAAAATTTTGATTCCTTTTTTTAAGATAACAATGTCAGCAATATTTTTATTCTTTTTAAAAGCTATGTATAGCTTTTTAGGAACTATTTCAATATCATCTGCCAGAATCAAAATAGCATTCTTGAAATTTTCATAT of Flavobacterium marginilacus contains these proteins:
- a CDS encoding universal stress protein, yielding MEKENNAQHFLDLIQKSRKGKFKIYIGMSAGVGKSFRMLQEAHSLLRNGIDIKIGYIETHNRKETHELLEGLPIIPRRTIFYKGKQLEEMDVQAIINLRPEVVIVDELAHSNIEGSKNEKRWQDVLEILEAGINVISAVNIQHIESLNQDIKQITNVEVKERIPDNVLRLADEVVNIDLTSDELINRLKEGKIYTEDKIQMALNNFFKPNQILQLRELALKEVASQVVRKVENEVPKNIALRQEKLLACISSNDKTAKIVIRKAARLASYYNSDWSVLYVQTPKESSEKIALDKQRHLINNFKLAAELGAEVIKVENKKITDAILKIVEQKQITTVCIGKPHLSLLKVILSTSIFKRLLNNLSSSNVDLVILS
- a CDS encoding ATP-binding protein — translated: MKIKTKLNLGVGLLFLLIFILTLVSAYYIFLIKNDTGNILKANYNTLEYSRNMLLSLDEIAFNENKAIAVFEINLKKQEANITEVNEDILTKKLESNFNLLKQNKSAEKIKAQIRQNIFEIMRLNMNAIKIKSDIAKHTAETANLWIAVVGTLCFLIAFNLLINLPNNIANPIKELTASIKEIANKNYSERVNFWHHNEFGDLAKSFNTMAEKLQEYHNSNLYKLSFEKKRLETLINNMHDPIIGLDNQGVILFINDQALKIIGMKQEDVLGKLAANLALTNDLMKSLIISESDNSKAHPMKIFADAKESYFEKEMVNITIKPTGEDESISIGNVIILRNITVFKELDFAKTNFIATVSHELKTPISSIKMSLQLLENKTTGILNEEQKHLIESIKDDSQRLLKITGELLELSQLETGNIQLNIEKSNPYEIVHYATEAVKVKAEQKQIEISIDAETDLPNVKADAEKTSWVLINFLTNAITYSPENSEIVVKLKQIDKQIIFQVIDSGKGIDSRYKTKVFDKYFQIPGSNKSGTGLGLAISKEFIEAQNGTINVESELGLGSTFSISLNIV
- a CDS encoding GIY-YIG nuclease family protein; amino-acid sequence: MTRKNTNSHNDKTMKPGFIYIITNKYQTVVYTGVTSNLPARILEHKEKRYPNSFSARYNLNILVYYEQFQWIGDAIGREKQIKAGSREDKNDLIRPMNPTWKDLYKKIKDIMTE